CCGGCGAGCGCGCTCATCGCGGGACGTCAGATGGTCCAGCAAGGCTTCGTGCTCTCTGTCATCCTCGGCGTCGGCGGCTTTCTAGCACCCCGCCTCATGGGGCGGGGGCTCGCGTCAGTGATGGCCACGGCGTCGGCGCGCCAGGTTAAGCGGCTGCGGCTGCGGCGCGCGCTGCTGCATCTCTTCGCGGGTGCCTGGCTCTTGTGGAGTTTTTGGCTCGAGGGGCAGGGAGCGGTCCGGCTCGCCTACCTGCTGCGCGCGGCCGTCGTCACCGCGGAATTAGCCTGGACCACGCAGTTTCTGCTGCCGCCGATTCCCCCGCGCATAGCCGAGGGGTATGTGCGGCTGCTGTGGGCGTCGTTGTGGGCGCTCGTGCTCGGCCTCTGGGGGGCGGCGTTGTGGCCGCGCTACCGCGTGGGCTGGCTGCATGTGACCTTTATTGGCGGTTTTACCTTAATGGTCTTTTCGGTGGCGACGATGGTCGTCCTCAGCCATGGGGGTCAGCCGCATCGGCTGCGCCAGCCGCTGTGGATCTTGCGGGTGGTGGCCGCCGGCGTGCTCAGCGCGGTCATCACCCGGGTGATGGCGCCCTACGATCCGGCGCATTTTTTCCTCCTGGTGGGGATCTCCGCGGCGTGCTGGATTTCGGCGGCCGGCAGTTGGCTGGCGTTTGCGCTTCCCGTGATCCTGCGCCCGGCGGATCCTGAAGCGTTTGAGCGGCTTCATGAGCGCGTCAAACGCGAGCCCGCCCGCGACGCTTCTCGACGACACCCGGCATAGCTTTTGCTATAATAATCAGAGCTATGCGCCTCATCGAAATTCCCCACAACCCCAATTGCGACGCGACGGATCGCGTCTTCCATGAGCTGGAACCGCCGCAGCCGGTGCGTCGCATTCGTCTTGAGCGAACGCTCGGGGTGCCGGAGTGGTTCGAGGTCACCGGCTGGATGGCGGATGGCCGCCGGTGTCCGGCGATGATCCAGAAGGTGGATGATTCCGGCGATGGCGTGGC
The genomic region above belongs to Candidatus Omnitrophota bacterium and contains:
- a CDS encoding NnrS family protein — translated: MIGWQDVRREPFRLFFPLGVLLGLIGVGHWLGYATGVAAAASGFFHAWMQVGGFLTCIIVGFLLTALPRFAAATPSTTLELLVLLSLAAAQPILLSLGRWMAAEWCFIAILVGVAVFAGRRFAKRKASTGPPTEFVWVGIAIVHGVLGALLLIGGQAGRLPASALIAGRQMVQQGFVLSVILGVGGFLAPRLMGRGLASVMATASARQVKRLRLRRALLHLFAGAWLLWSFWLEGQGAVRLAYLLRAAVVTAELAWTTQFLLPPIPPRIAEGYVRLLWASLWALVLGLWGAALWPRYRVGWLHVTFIGGFTLMVFSVATMVVLSHGGQPHRLRQPLWILRVVAAGVLSAVITRVMAPYDPAHFFLLVGISAACWISAAGSWLAFALPVILRPADPEAFERLHERVKREPARDASRRHPA